One Streptomyces mobaraensis NBRC 13819 = DSM 40847 DNA segment encodes these proteins:
- the rplK gene encoding 50S ribosomal protein L11, whose translation MPPKKKKVTGLIKLQIQAGAANPAPPVGPALGQHGVNIMEFCKAYNAATESQRGMVVPVEITVYEDRSFTFVTKTPPAAKLILKAAGVDKGSGEPHKTKVAKITRDQVRDIATTKMPDLNANDLDAAEKIIAGTARSMGITVEG comes from the coding sequence ATGCCTCCCAAGAAGAAGAAGGTCACGGGGCTTATCAAGCTCCAGATCCAGGCCGGTGCCGCCAACCCGGCTCCGCCGGTCGGCCCCGCGCTGGGTCAGCACGGCGTCAACATCATGGAGTTCTGCAAGGCCTACAACGCCGCGACCGAGTCGCAGCGTGGCATGGTCGTGCCGGTGGAGATCACGGTCTACGAGGACCGTTCCTTCACCTTCGTCACCAAGACTCCGCCGGCCGCGAAGCTGATCCTCAAGGCCGCGGGCGTGGACAAGGGCTCCGGCGAGCCGCACAAGACCAAGGTCGCCAAGATCACGCGTGACCAGGTCCGTGACATCGCCACCACCAAGATGCCCGACCTGAACGCCAACGACCTGGACGCCGCCGAGAAGATCATCGCCGGCACCGCCCGTTCCATGGGCATCACGGTCGAGGGCTGA